Genomic segment of Nocardiopsis mwathae:
CCCTCGGGGGTGACCGTTTGCAGGAGGGAGATGATGACGACGTTGATGATCGTCATCGCCAGCCCCAGGGCTCCGACCGCGAGCGCGCCCAGGCGGACGCCGGGGGCCAGGGCGAGGGCCGCCAGGACCGAGGCGAGTCCGAGGTGGGTGGCGACCAGGACGCGCGCGGCGCCGTAGCGGCGGGTGAGGCGGTCGCAGACCGCTGCGCCGATCAGCGCGCCGACGGCCGAGACCGCCATGTAGGCGCCGTACAGGGCTATGGGGACGCCGAGGGTCTGGGTGACGAACAGGACGAGGATCGCGTTGAGCGCCCCGGCGGCCAGGGAGCCCGCGGCGGCGCACAGGGCCATGCCCCGCTGGACGCGGTCCGACCAGATGTAGCGGAGGCCGTCCAGGGCCTCGCGGGTGAGCGACGAGGCGCGGGACGGGGGCGGGCGGGGCGGCCCCGAGTGGGAGGGCGGCCCACCTCGGCGGGGGCGCAGGGGCAGGGCGAGGACGAGGGCCGCCCCGACGATGTAGGCCCCGGCGTTGAGGGCCAGGGGGATGGCGGCCGCCACCGCGAACAGCAGGCTCGCGACCGGACCGCCCAGCACGTCCTCGGTGACGATCCGGCCGCCTTCCAGCCTGCCGTTGGCGCGGCGCAGCTCCGGCCGCGGCACGATGCGCGGGAGCAGGGTCCGCCCTGCCGTGTCGTAGACGACCTCGCACGTCATCGCCACGAACATCGCGGCGTACAGCAGCCAGACCGATCGCACACCGAGCAGTGTGAGGAGGGTCAGCGCGGCCAGGCAGCCGCCGCGGACCGCGTTGGCGGCGACCATCGCGACCCGCTGGTCGATACGGTCGACGAGCGCTCCCACGTGCAGCCCGAACAGCAGCCATGGCAGGTACCACACCGCCGTCAGCCCGGCGACCGCCAGCGGGTCGGTCGTGATCGCGACCGCGAGCAGCGGCAGCGCGGTGAGCATGATCCCGTCGGCCAGGTTGCTGCTGGTGTGGGCGGCCCAGAAGCGGGCGAAGAGGCGTCCGGGGCCCCTCCGTCCAGGGGCCGGGGGAGGATCGGATCCGGACGGGCGGGGATCAGCCACCCTGCCCGCTGCCGTCGAACCGGGTCATCCGAGCGGAGTCCAGTGTGGTGGGTCCGTGCAGGTGGGAGACCCGACCCTGGGCGTCCGCCGCGGGCGTACCGACCGCCAGCACGTACAA
This window contains:
- a CDS encoding MFS transporter, whose product is MADPRPSGSDPPPAPGRRGPGRLFARFWAAHTSSNLADGIMLTALPLLAVAITTDPLAVAGLTAVWYLPWLLFGLHVGALVDRIDQRVAMVAANAVRGGCLAALTLLTLLGVRSVWLLYAAMFVAMTCEVVYDTAGRTLLPRIVPRPELRRANGRLEGGRIVTEDVLGGPVASLLFAVAAAIPLALNAGAYIVGAALVLALPLRPRRGGPPSHSGPPRPPPSRASSLTREALDGLRYIWSDRVQRGMALCAAAGSLAAGALNAILVLFVTQTLGVPIALYGAYMAVSAVGALIGAAVCDRLTRRYGAARVLVATHLGLASVLAALALAPGVRLGALAVGALGLAMTIINVVIISLLQTVTPEGVMGRAMASRRLLAKAAGPVGALAGGALGRIGLEIPFLFAAVALAAIPLAFHRTFRLAAARAAAAESAPAARGPDPPDAPSA